A genomic window from Paenibacillus sp. FSL K6-0276 includes:
- a CDS encoding UDP-glucose/GDP-mannose dehydrogenase family protein has product MKLAVIGTGYVGLVSGVCFALGENQVICVDKDVEKINKLNRMESPIYEPGIEALIEINFREGRLSFSTDLQESVRCSDIIILAVGTPSLPNGEVDLQYIEEAVIEIANAMDGYKIIMTKSTVVVGTNEKIRKMISDRTKHPFDIVSAPEFLREGSAIRDTLHPDRVIIGLNNTELVQTMRQLHQGYTDNIFVTDIRSAEMIKYASNAFLATKISFINEISNICEKVGADVTEVAEGMGMDRRIGSSFLQAGIGYGGSCFPKDTNALIQIAGNVDYDFKLLQSVVEVNRERRFMIIPMLRESLGTLNGAVIGIWGLAFKPNTDDVRETPAREIIEMLVAEGAIVKLYDPIAADNFRQQYDHPQLRWCTLPEEAADGSDAVCLLTAWGVFKDINLQKVANVMRRKVLIDGRNVYTKEQVEGTGLSYYSIGRPQLSGLNGDIPAQPAEVNS; this is encoded by the coding sequence ATGAAGCTAGCAGTAATCGGTACGGGCTATGTCGGTTTAGTATCCGGCGTATGCTTTGCGCTGGGAGAGAATCAGGTCATCTGCGTCGATAAAGATGTGGAGAAAATCAACAAGTTAAACCGGATGGAATCTCCGATCTATGAACCCGGAATCGAAGCATTGATTGAAATAAACTTCCGTGAGGGACGCTTGTCCTTCTCTACTGATCTTCAAGAATCGGTACGCTGCTCTGATATCATCATTCTTGCTGTTGGTACGCCCTCTCTCCCCAATGGGGAGGTGGACTTACAATATATCGAAGAAGCAGTTATCGAAATCGCTAATGCGATGGATGGTTACAAAATTATAATGACCAAGTCTACGGTTGTAGTGGGGACGAATGAGAAAATACGAAAAATGATATCGGATCGTACAAAGCATCCTTTCGATATCGTATCTGCTCCTGAGTTTCTACGCGAGGGCTCCGCGATTCGGGATACTCTTCATCCTGACAGGGTTATAATCGGACTAAATAATACTGAATTAGTGCAAACCATGCGCCAGCTTCATCAAGGATATACCGACAATATCTTCGTGACCGATATCCGAAGCGCAGAAATGATCAAATATGCATCCAACGCCTTTTTAGCGACCAAGATCTCTTTTATTAATGAAATCTCTAATATTTGTGAAAAAGTGGGAGCTGATGTGACCGAGGTGGCGGAAGGAATGGGCATGGACCGAAGAATTGGATCCTCCTTCCTGCAAGCTGGTATTGGTTATGGAGGCTCCTGCTTTCCGAAAGACACCAATGCTCTTATCCAAATCGCTGGTAACGTGGATTACGATTTTAAGCTACTGCAATCCGTTGTTGAGGTGAACAGAGAGCGGCGATTCATGATCATTCCAATGCTGCGCGAATCATTAGGAACATTGAACGGTGCGGTTATAGGGATATGGGGTTTGGCGTTCAAGCCGAACACAGATGATGTTCGTGAGACCCCTGCTCGGGAAATTATTGAGATGCTTGTCGCGGAGGGGGCGATCGTGAAGCTATACGATCCCATCGCTGCTGATAACTTCCGGCAGCAATATGATCATCCGCAGCTCCGTTGGTGTACGCTTCCCGAGGAAGCGGCTGATGGCAGCGATGCTGTATGCCTGCTTACTGCTTGGGGAGTCTTTAAGGATATAAATCTGCAAAAGGTAGCCAACGTCATGCGCCGGAAGGTGCTGATCGATGGCCGTAACGTCTACACGAAAGAGCAGGTTGAGGGCACCGGCCTATCTTATTATTCGATAGGACGCCCGCAGTTGAGTGGTCTGAATGGTGATATTCCCGCACAGCCTGCTGAGGTTAATTCTTAG
- a CDS encoding sugar phosphate nucleotidyltransferase, with protein MKLVLLSGGSGKRLWPLSNDSRSKQFLKVLESPQGEAESMVQRVWRQLKETGMADSSYLATGRSQVEMIQSQLGADVPIIVEPERRDTFPAIALTATYLYSVAGVSPAETIAILPVDPYVEASFFDTVAELEHTMQESGANLALMGVVPEHPSEKYGYIIPTTDQAGENGFMRVSHFQEKPDRTQAEELIARNALWNCGVFAFRLGYLLDILQRKGLPLGYEELQKQYKLLSSISFDYEVVEKEENIVVQPYDGFWKDLGTWNTLTEEMTSNHVGKGTVTADSEGTCLINELDIPITVIGAKDLIIAASPDGILVTHKAESPRIKEVLKSFEQRPMYEERRWGHYKVIDYVKYDEGNEVLTKRIFIAEGKNISYQLHRKRSEIWTIVSGEASIVLNEKMHNVKAGDVVRIPEGTKHAILALTDVEFIEVQTGSELVEEDNIRITLDWNDIELQQFIS; from the coding sequence ATGAAGCTAGTACTTTTATCAGGCGGTTCAGGAAAACGGTTGTGGCCTTTATCTAATGATTCACGTTCGAAGCAATTTCTAAAGGTGCTGGAAAGTCCTCAGGGTGAAGCGGAGTCGATGGTTCAGCGAGTATGGAGACAACTGAAAGAGACAGGAATGGCGGATTCCTCCTATCTAGCCACAGGTCGCAGCCAAGTGGAAATGATTCAGAGCCAATTGGGCGCTGATGTGCCGATCATCGTTGAGCCGGAACGCCGCGATACTTTTCCAGCCATTGCACTGACAGCAACTTATTTATATTCGGTAGCGGGAGTTTCTCCTGCGGAGACTATAGCCATTTTACCGGTGGATCCCTATGTGGAGGCTTCATTCTTCGATACTGTAGCTGAGCTAGAGCATACCATGCAGGAAAGTGGCGCTAATCTGGCGCTGATGGGGGTTGTACCTGAACATCCATCGGAGAAATACGGATATATTATTCCTACCACAGATCAGGCGGGGGAGAATGGTTTTATGAGAGTAAGTCACTTTCAGGAGAAACCAGACCGGACCCAAGCTGAAGAGCTAATCGCCCGGAATGCTTTGTGGAACTGCGGGGTTTTTGCTTTTCGCTTAGGGTATTTGCTAGATATTTTGCAGCGTAAAGGGTTGCCTTTAGGTTATGAAGAGTTACAGAAACAGTATAAGCTGCTGTCTTCTATCAGTTTTGATTATGAAGTGGTCGAAAAAGAAGAGAATATCGTGGTGCAGCCGTATGATGGGTTCTGGAAAGATCTTGGAACCTGGAATACGTTAACTGAGGAAATGACTAGCAACCATGTGGGCAAAGGTACTGTAACAGCGGATTCTGAAGGGACTTGCTTGATCAATGAGCTTGATATTCCGATTACAGTCATCGGTGCGAAGGATCTGATTATCGCTGCCAGCCCGGATGGAATTCTAGTAACGCATAAAGCCGAGAGTCCACGAATTAAAGAGGTACTTAAGTCTTTTGAACAAAGACCAATGTACGAGGAACGCCGCTGGGGACACTATAAGGTCATTGATTATGTGAAATATGATGAAGGAAATGAAGTGCTGACCAAACGGATATTTATTGCCGAGGGTAAAAATATCAGCTATCAGCTGCATCGTAAACGCAGTGAGATCTGGACGATTGTCAGCGGTGAAGCAAGCATTGTGCTGAATGAAAAGATGCATAATGTTAAAGCAGGCGATGTGGTCCGGATACCAGAAGGGACAAAACATGCCATTCTCGCTTTGACGGATGTTGAATTTATTGAGGTACAGACGGGATCTGAACTAGTAGAGGAGGACAATATTCGTATTACTTTAGACTGGAATGATATTGAGCTACAGCAGTTCATTTCATAG
- a CDS encoding glycosyl hydrolase, translated as MNGNWFWWGKKNNFSELWNIMYDRFVNVHKLNNLLWVWSPNAPNAWSDPYALTYPGADKVDILAADIYEYDYQQNYYDSLLSLAAGKPIAIGENGGVNTLRICVYPEHQSSLRTMQ; from the coding sequence ATGAATGGAAATTGGTTCTGGTGGGGGAAGAAGAACAACTTTTCTGAGCTGTGGAATATTATGTATGATCGTTTTGTTAACGTTCATAAATTAAATAACTTGTTGTGGGTATGGAGCCCGAATGCTCCAAATGCGTGGTCAGATCCTTATGCCCTTACTTATCCGGGCGCGGATAAGGTGGATATTTTGGCAGCAGATATCTATGAATATGACTATCAGCAAAATTATTATGACAGTTTGCTTAGTCTGGCTGCTGGTAAACCCATTGCTATCGGAGAGAATGGTGGGGTGAATACTTTAAGAATATGCGTCTATCCGGAGCACCAATCCTCACTAAGAACGATGCAGTGA
- a CDS encoding PA14 domain-containing protein, translating to MRLSGAPILTKNDAVIDFNWQLGAPDASLGIDNFSICWSGKMKALYSETYQIYTASDDGIRVWIDGIPVIDSWIEQSVTERQGSITLKAGQLYDIKVEYYENQGDARVRLMWQSPSQPKGTIPSNVFFLSDIS from the coding sequence ATGCGTCTATCCGGAGCACCAATCCTCACTAAGAACGATGCAGTGATTGATTTTAACTGGCAGTTAGGAGCACCGGATGCTTCACTTGGAATAGACAATTTCTCTATATGCTGGAGCGGTAAAATGAAGGCTCTATATAGTGAAACCTATCAAATCTATACCGCATCTGATGATGGTATACGTGTCTGGATTGATGGGATACCCGTAATTGATAGCTGGATAGAACAGAGTGTAACGGAGCGTCAAGGAAGCATCACTCTGAAGGCCGGACAACTATATGATATCAAAGTGGAATATTACGAGAATCAGGGAGACGCGAGGGTAAGGCTGATGTGGCAAAGCCCAAGTCAACCAAAAGGAACCATTCCTTCTAACGTATTTTTTCTCTCAGATATCTCCTAA
- a CDS encoding glycosyl hydrolase, giving the protein MRFYCKYPFLVTVVPILTVFILSFLPLSEARGLLEPQSVTTSATTTATTNTTTSITIPAIPINPLASEEASQLLNDLANFSGKGIMAGQHDYLESPDELNNKVKNTSGEHAVLHGYELGAITNQSKATIASQRQAVVDSAIKWSREGGIVAMTFHQSLPGTSLKWSNVSMKLSQEKFNAYVTPGTSQYQSLMADFDEIAIYLGELRDAGVPVLWRPYHEMNGNWFWWGCKDNFTVLWNLMYDRLVNTHKLNNLLWVWNPNAPNEWSAPYQAYYPGADKVDVLAADIYNNDYKQSYYDGLLKLAAGKPIGIGESGELPNPSMLSKTQNQWVYTMTWGKMLTENNTLQQIKDFMSHRYTVSREDYMVTTATTSHKAAKVSRNGLTGEYFNNIDLSDQPVVTRNDNKIDFNWQGEAPAAGVEKDVFSVRWQGKVKPVYSEKYTFSVSSDDGVRVWIDGKLIIDDWRDHSATLNKGSIELTAGILHDIKIEYYENRRDASIRLMWESPRQKQTVIPQNALFFP; this is encoded by the coding sequence TTGCGCTTTTATTGTAAGTACCCGTTTCTTGTCACTGTCGTGCCCATCCTTACTGTATTTATTTTGTCTTTTCTACCGTTGAGTGAGGCACGCGGCCTTCTTGAACCTCAGAGTGTTACCACATCAGCCACCACTACAGCAACTACCAACACAACAACATCCATTACAATACCAGCGATACCGATTAATCCTTTAGCTTCTGAGGAAGCCAGTCAATTGCTTAATGATTTGGCGAATTTCAGCGGAAAAGGGATTATGGCGGGTCAGCACGATTATCTGGAAAGTCCGGATGAACTCAATAATAAGGTAAAGAACACCTCTGGCGAGCATGCCGTATTACATGGTTACGAATTAGGAGCTATAACTAACCAATCCAAAGCTACAATTGCTTCTCAGCGTCAAGCTGTTGTCGATAGTGCGATCAAGTGGTCGAGGGAGGGCGGCATCGTAGCGATGACGTTCCATCAGAGTCTGCCGGGAACTTCTCTGAAATGGTCTAACGTATCCATGAAACTAAGTCAGGAGAAATTTAATGCTTACGTTACCCCTGGAACCTCTCAATATCAGAGTTTGATGGCTGATTTTGACGAGATTGCTATATATCTAGGAGAACTGCGTGATGCTGGCGTTCCAGTCTTATGGCGACCCTATCATGAAATGAACGGCAATTGGTTCTGGTGGGGATGTAAAGATAATTTTACTGTGCTCTGGAACCTGATGTACGATCGTTTAGTGAATACACACAAGCTGAATAATCTGTTGTGGGTTTGGAATCCCAATGCGCCGAATGAATGGTCAGCTCCATATCAAGCTTATTATCCGGGAGCAGATAAGGTCGATGTACTGGCAGCAGATATTTACAATAACGATTATAAGCAGTCTTATTATGACGGTTTGCTTAAGCTTGCCGCAGGTAAACCTATCGGAATTGGCGAAAGCGGAGAGCTTCCTAACCCCAGCATGTTATCCAAAACGCAGAATCAATGGGTGTACACGATGACATGGGGGAAGATGCTCACCGAGAATAATACCCTGCAGCAGATCAAAGATTTCATGAGTCATCGCTACACCGTATCGAGAGAGGATTATATGGTGACAACGGCTACTACTAGCCATAAAGCAGCAAAAGTCTCGCGAAACGGGTTGACTGGAGAATACTTTAATAATATTGATCTATCTGACCAACCGGTAGTTACGCGTAATGATAACAAGATTGATTTCAATTGGCAGGGTGAAGCACCAGCAGCGGGGGTTGAGAAGGATGTCTTTTCCGTACGTTGGCAGGGGAAGGTCAAGCCAGTTTATAGTGAAAAATACACGTTCTCAGTGTCTTCCGATGATGGAGTCCGCGTCTGGATTGATGGCAAGCTGATTATTGACGATTGGCGAGATCATAGCGCTACCCTTAATAAGGGGAGCATTGAATTAACAGCTGGAATCTTGCATGATATCAAAATTGAATATTATGAGAATCGCAGAGACGCAAGTATTCGTCTAATGTGGGAAAGCCCACGCCAGAAACAGACGGTGATTCCTCAAAACGCACTATTCTTTCCTTGA